A window of the Electrophorus electricus isolate fEleEle1 chromosome 11, fEleEle1.pri, whole genome shotgun sequence genome harbors these coding sequences:
- the fbln5 gene encoding fibulin-5 — protein MSFEVRGLSSSACERILTALLFLLCCSQSVKSQRCTEGFAYDRRARRCIDVDECRTLPDPCRGDMQCVNQNGGYLCLPRTLYSQSYARPEQPSYPEASYPDTSVGFPEQFPPQPPIGPGPSYPIVSRPSAPCVLGYTLGEDGACVDIDECETESHQCNPTQVCINTAGGYTCSCTEGYWLVGGQCQDIDECRYGYCQQLCANLPGSYSCSCNPGFNLNTDSRTCQDIDECETNPCTHGCLNTYGTFMCNCDEGFELAADGTTCIDLDECSFSDFLCQHTCVNTPGSFSCVCPPGYYVFEDGRSCEDLNECESGNNTCTTAQVCFNFQGGYTCLDPLICQPPYIELSDNQCMCSAENPACRDRPFTILYRHMDLSSGRSVPADIFQMQATTRYPGAFYIFQIKSGNEGREFYMRQTSNVSATLVLARPIRGPKTIILDLEMVTVNNVINFRGSSIIRLTIFVSEHPF, from the exons atgtcatttgAAGTACGTGGCTTGAGTTCCTCAGCCTGCGAGAG AATATTGACAGCTTTACTATTTTTATTGTGCTGCAGTCAGTCCGTAAAAAGTCAG AGGTGCACGGAGGGATTTGCATATGACCGCAGGGCCAGACGGTGCATCG ATGTTGACGAGTGCCGGACGCTGCCGGATCCTTGTCGGGGCGACATGCAATGCGTAAACCAGAACGGAGGTTACCTGTGCCTCCCACGTACCCTTTACTCTCAGTCCTACGCACGACCTGAACAGCCGTCCTATCCCGAGGCGTCTTACCCAGACACCTCCGTTGGGTTTCCCGAACAGTTCCCTCCCCAGCCTCCCATAGGCCCCGGCCCGAGCTACCCGATAGTGAGCCGCCCCTCCGCGCCGTGCGTCCTCGGTTACACGCTTGGAGAAGACGGTGCGTGCGTGG ACATCGATGAGTGTGAGACTGAGTCCCATCAGTGCAATCCCACGCAAGTGTGCATAAACACAGCAGGCGGCTACACCTGCTCCTGCACCGAGGGCTATTGGCTGGTGGGCGGGCAGTGTCAGG ATATCGACGAGTGTCGCTATGGTTATTGCCAGCAGCTGTGTGCCAACCTGCCAGGCTCCTATTCGTGTTCGTGTAACCCTGGATTCAATCTGAACACTGACAGCAGGACGTGCCaag aCATAGACGAGTGTGAGACTAACCCCTGCACCCACGGATGTCTGAACACGTATGGCACCTTCATGTGCAACTGTGACGAGGGCTTCGAGCTCGCCGCTGATGGAACTACCTGCATCG aTCTGGATGAATGTAGTTTCTCGGACTTCCTGTGTCAGCACACGTGTGTAAACACGCCAGGCTCGTTCTCGTGCGTGTGCCCTCCTGGTTACTATGTCTTTGAGGACGGCAGGAGCTGTGAAG ACCTCAATGAATGTGAGTCTGGTAACAACACGTGTACAACAGCACAAGTGTGTTTCAATTTCCAGGGAGGGTACACATGCCTGGACCCCCTCATATGTCAACCCCCTTACATAGAGCTCAGTGACAA tCAGTGCATGTGCTCAGCAGAGAACCCTGCCTGTCGAGACAGGCCTTTCACTATTCTCTACCGCCACATGGATCTGTCCTCTGGCCGCAGTGTCCCTGCTGATATCTTTCAAATGCAGGCCACCACACGCTACCCAGGGGCGTTCTACATCTTCCAGATCAAATCTGGCAATGAGGGACGAGAGTTTTACATGCGG CAAACCAGCAATGTCAGTGCCACATTGGTTCTGGCTCGGCCAATCAGAGGACCAAAGACGATAATTTTGGACCTGGAAATGGTCACAGTCAACAATGTCATCAACTTTCGCGGCAGTTCCATCATTCGCCTCACAATATTCGTCTCTGAGCACCCCTTCTAA